From Coffea arabica cultivar ET-39 chromosome 9c, Coffea Arabica ET-39 HiFi, whole genome shotgun sequence, one genomic window encodes:
- the LOC113724387 gene encoding uncharacterized protein, giving the protein MDETLVGTTHPPADCVWMEEERDVADFAREAIELVSTAGNLSPRARSLQTDQTDASLESLNLDQSRDNGFELKQRKAKGGDYASPNFRRLKKILRMHGIKFVAICEPKVGISQIESIRLRLSFDAVEANASGDIWVFHSSPFVCAVIGRSSQHVSLQVQHPWLPGLVVVSFVHARCSVEDRQTLWQALLNDKPTSLPWCVCGDFNVIMVPQEKRGGRPFCSNEGRELLSFMEMAGVFDVGFTGSQFTWCNNRKGRARIWKRLDKLLINAECSSLISSVTSLLEVIRRVWAPDVGGSPLRALCSKLLAIRRVIREWNKNSFGNVFEVVRTMEEEVLQAELTFWSQKAWVKWLRYGDGNSKYFHAAVQQRRVQGAIHRVPNISGDWIEDDEGIASAAVSYFADLFSRSNNEDIGLLYLIPRLITRKDNMALEEPPSMEEVKQAVFRMDGDSAASSDGFTGFIKNQSITENFLLAQEIITGIGRKARGGNVVLKLDMLKAYDRVGWIFLVNVLRKFGFGERFVDTGDPLSLALFVIAAEVLFRGLNSLVTQPGFRGFSISRGCEQVTHLAFADDVIIFANGSSASLKLIVHMLDRYQRASGHLVNLKKCGYLMHPFTSPARRRVVERFTGFSRQHFPIRYLGFPLYFGKSKATHYEEVCQAILGKILSWKSRFLSLGGRIVRIKHVLIAIPMHLLSAAVMPKTIFRVIEKACSDFLWGRVGGDPNRHWIRWSQLCYPVKEGGVGFRKLRDIYTAFSYKLWWSFCTGSSLWAKFLHVKYCQEIHPCQAEIKATASIVWRRMINVHRHVELSIRWLIHRGPCNFWYDNWIGTGALYLIANDMPNLSFEDFIVRG; this is encoded by the exons ATGGATGAAACCTTGGTGGGAACCACACACCCACCAGCAGATTGCGTGTGGATGGAGGAAGAGAGGGATGTTGCTGACTTTGCAAGGGAGGCGATTGAGTTAGTTTCTACAGCTGGAAATTTATCCCCAAGGGCAAGGAGCCTTCAAACAGATCAGACCGATGCATCTTTGGAATCTTTAAACCTTGATCAGTCTAGGGATAACGGGTTTGAACTCAAGCAAAGGAAAGCGAAAGGA GGGGATTATGCGTCCCCCAATTTCAGGAGGTTAAAGAAAATATTACGAATGCATGGCATCAAATTTGTTGCGATATGTGAGCCCAAGGTTGGGATTTCTCAAATTGAGTCCATTAGGCTACGTTTGTCATTTGACGCTGTTGAGGCTAATGCATCGGGAGATATATGGGTTTTCCATAGTTCGCCTTTTGTGTGCGCCGTGATTGGACGATCGTCACAACATGTCTCCCTTCAAGTTCAACATCCTTGGTTGCCCGGACTAGTTGTTGTTTCCTTTGTTCATGCACGCTGCTCGGTGGAGGACAGACAGACATTGTGGCAAGCATTGTTGAATGATAAGCCCACTTCGTTACCTTGGTGCGTATGCGGGGACTTCAATGTGATTATGGTGCCCCAGGAGAAGAGAGGCGGGCGGCCGTTTTGCAGCAATGAGGGTCGTGAGCTATTGTCTTTTATGGAGATGGCAGGGGTTTTTGATGTGGGGTTCACGGGCTCACAGTTCACATGGTGTAACAATCGAAAGGGAAGAGCAAGGATTTGGAAAAGGTTGGATAAGCTATTGATTAATGCTGAGTGTTCGTCATTGATATCGTCGGTGACG TCCCTGTTGGAGGTGATTCGACGTGTGTGGGCCCCGGATGTTGGTGGGTCCCCATTGCGAGCTCTGTGCTCTAAGCTTTTGGCTATTAGAAGAGTCATACGAGAATGGAACAAAAATTCCTTTGGGAATGTTTTTGAGGTTGTACGCACGATGGAGGAGGAAGTTCTCCAAGCGGAGTTAACG TTTTGGAGCCAAAAGGCGTGGGTGAAGTGGCTACGGTACGGGGATGGCAACTCAAAGTACTTTCATGCAGCGGTTCAGCAGCGGAGGGTACAAGGGGCGATTCATCGCGTGCCGAACATAAGTGGGGATTGGATAGAGGATGATGAGGGCATTGCAAGTGCAGCTGTCAGCTATTTCGCCGATTTGTTTTCAAGGTCAAATAACGAGGACATAGGGCTGTTATATCTTATCCCTCGTCTCATTACAAGGAAGGATAATATGGCCTTGGAGGAGCCTCCTTCGATGGAGGAAGTCAAACAGGCAGTTTTCAGGATGGACGGGGATAGCGCAGCAAGCTCGGATGGGTTTACTG GCTTTATCAAGAATCAGAGTATCACGGAGAATTTTCTGCTTGCCCAAGAGATTATTACGGGTATTGGAAGAAAGGCTAGAGGGGGTAATGTTGTGCTAAAATTGGATATGTTGAAGGCTTACGATCGGGTGGGCTGGATTTTCCTGGTTAATGTCTTGCGCAAATTTGGGTTTGGAGAACGGTTTGTTGATACG GGGGACCCCCTTTCTCTTGCGCTATTTGTGATTGCGGCTGAGGTCCTATTTCGGGGTCTTAATAGCCTAGTTACGCAACCTGGATTTAGGGGGTTTTCAATTTCGAGGGGATGTGAGCAGGTCACTCACCTAGCGTTTGCAGATGACGTGATAATTTTTGCCAATGGGTCCTCGGCGTCTTTAAAGCTAATCGTGCATATGCTAGACAGATATCAGAGAGCTTCTGGCCACCTTGTCAATCTCAAAAAGTGTGGGTACCTCATGCATCCGTTCACGTCACCTGCTCGTCGGAGGGTGGTGGAGAGATTCACTGGATTTTCAAGACAACACTTCCCCATTAGGTATCTAGGATTTCCTTTGTACTTTGGCAAGAGCAAGGCCACGCATTATGAGGAAGTGTGTCAGGCCATACTGGGGAAAATCCTCTCATGGAAGTCGAGGTTTCTCTCCCTTGGAGGGAGGATCGTCCGAATCAAGCACGTGCTGATAGCGATCCCGATGCATCTCTTGTCGGCCGCTGTGATGCCAAAAACAATTTTTAGGGTCATCGAGAAGGCCTGCTCTGATTTCTTATGGGGGCGAGTGGGGGGGGATCCCAACCGACATTGGATACGTTGGTCTCAGTTGTGTTATCCAGTTAAAGAAGGGGGAGTTGGCTTTCGAAAGCTTAGGGACATTTACACTGCATTTTCATACAAGCTGTGGTGGAGCTTCTGTACGGGGTCGTCCCTTTGGGCTAAGTTTCTGCACGTAAAGTATTGCCAAGAGATTCATCCATGCCAAGCAGAAATAAAGGCAACTGCGTCTATAGTCTGGAGGCGCATGATCAATGTTCATCGACATGTGGAATTGTCCATACGATGGTTGATTCACAGGGGGCCTTGTAACTTTTGGTATGATAACTGGATAGGAACTGGGGCGTTGTATTTAATAGCTAATGACATGCCAAACTTGTCCTTTGAGGACTTCATAGTGCGGGGATAA